The following are encoded in a window of Staphylospora marina genomic DNA:
- a CDS encoding competence/damage-inducible protein A gives MTAEIITVGTELITGNTVDTHSAWLSRRCFSLGIEVRFHSSVGDDREALLQVLKLASGRSSLVILCGGLGPTMDDLTKETVAEFLGITLRQDPEVLERLERLFAGRGVPMPPNNRKQALVFPGGTVFHNDRGTAPGLSVTQGGVTYVLLPGPPGELYPMFEKSVRPFLLERFSKGKVYLSETLSFFGIGESALEEKLKDLMSPQEGLVVATYAKEAGVSLRITAHGRTEKEARDRMLPVREEVLRRAGKYCYSPDDRSPEEAVVSLLAEAGKTVAVSESCTGGLLAGLISSVPGASRVLKGGFVAYTADVKENVAGVPAEIISRHGTVSAETAEALARHALERFDADYGISVTGVAGPASAEGKPPGLVFIGFAEKGKPVRCHRLDLKGDRRKIRLLTAKTACFILQQRLKKGETDA, from the coding sequence ATGACTGCGGAAATCATTACTGTCGGAACGGAACTGATCACGGGAAACACGGTGGACACCCATTCGGCGTGGCTGTCCCGCCGGTGTTTTTCTCTCGGGATCGAAGTGCGGTTTCATTCATCGGTCGGGGATGACCGGGAGGCCTTGTTGCAGGTTCTCAAGCTCGCATCCGGCCGTTCTTCTTTGGTGATTCTCTGCGGGGGACTCGGGCCCACCATGGATGATTTGACCAAGGAAACGGTGGCCGAATTCCTCGGGATCACGCTCAGGCAGGATCCGGAAGTGCTCGAAAGACTGGAGCGACTGTTTGCGGGCCGGGGCGTCCCCATGCCGCCCAACAACCGCAAACAAGCCTTGGTGTTTCCGGGAGGAACGGTGTTCCACAACGACCGCGGAACCGCACCGGGGCTGTCCGTGACGCAGGGAGGAGTCACGTACGTCCTTCTTCCCGGCCCTCCTGGGGAACTGTACCCCATGTTTGAAAAAAGCGTCCGTCCTTTTCTGCTTGAGCGCTTCTCGAAAGGGAAGGTGTACCTGTCGGAGACCCTTTCTTTTTTCGGGATCGGAGAATCGGCTTTGGAAGAAAAACTGAAAGATCTGATGTCGCCGCAAGAAGGCCTCGTCGTGGCCACGTATGCCAAGGAAGCGGGAGTCTCTTTGCGGATCACGGCACATGGCCGCACCGAAAAAGAGGCACGGGACAGGATGCTGCCCGTTCGGGAAGAAGTTTTGCGCAGGGCGGGAAAATATTGTTACAGTCCGGATGACCGGTCACCGGAAGAAGCGGTTGTTTCTCTTCTTGCTGAAGCGGGAAAAACCGTGGCCGTATCCGAAAGTTGCACGGGGGGATTGTTGGCCGGTCTGATTTCTTCCGTTCCGGGTGCGAGCCGGGTTCTGAAAGGCGGATTTGTCGCCTATACCGCAGACGTGAAGGAGAATGTCGCCGGAGTTCCCGCGGAAATCATCTCACGGCACGGAACGGTGAGTGCGGAAACGGCGGAAGCGCTCGCCAGGCATGCGCTTGAGCGGTTTGATGCCGATTACGGCATCAGCGTTACGGGGGTCGCGGGTCCTGCATCGGCCGAAGGAAAGCCCCCCGGCCTTGTGTTCATCGGTTTCGCCGAGAAGGGGAAGCCGGTGCGTTGCCATCGTTTGGACCTGAAGGGGGACCGCCGGAAAATCCGTCTCCTCACCGCCAAGACCGCTTGTTTCATTCTTCAGCAACGACTAAAGAAAGGTGAAACCGACGCATGA
- the pgsA gene encoding CDP-diacylglycerol--glycerol-3-phosphate 3-phosphatidyltransferase has protein sequence MNLANKITFFRILLVPVVMLFLLVRLDLGQIRVGEAFLTVSELIATLMFVLAAVTDGLDGYVARKNKMVTNLGKFLDPLADKLLITAAMVSLVEMQRLEAWIAIVIISREFAVTGLRLVAAAEGHVIAASSLGKLKTIVQVVAIVSLMLNNAPFSSFAFPFSMIMTWLAVVITIISGIDYFIKNRNLVSVTKPQ, from the coding sequence TTGAATCTGGCCAACAAGATCACTTTTTTTCGCATACTCCTGGTACCGGTTGTGATGCTGTTTCTTCTTGTGCGTCTTGACCTCGGACAGATTCGCGTGGGGGAAGCATTCTTGACGGTTTCCGAATTGATCGCCACGCTGATGTTTGTTTTGGCCGCGGTGACGGACGGCCTTGACGGGTATGTCGCCCGGAAAAACAAGATGGTGACCAATTTGGGCAAATTTCTGGACCCTCTCGCCGACAAATTGTTGATTACGGCGGCCATGGTCTCTTTGGTGGAGATGCAACGCCTGGAAGCATGGATTGCCATCGTGATCATCAGTCGGGAGTTTGCCGTCACGGGCTTGCGCCTTGTTGCGGCGGCCGAAGGGCATGTCATCGCCGCCAGTTCGCTCGGGAAACTCAAAACCATTGTCCAGGTGGTGGCCATCGTGTCACTCATGTTGAACAATGCGCCCTTTTCTTCCTTCGCCTTTCCGTTTTCGATGATCATGACCTGGTTGGCGGTTGTCATCACCATCATTTCCGGAATCGATTATTTCATCAAGAACCGGAATCTCGTCAGTGTGACGAAGCCGCAATGA
- a CDS encoding helix-turn-helix domain-containing protein, with protein sequence MTRSFDALRAARESMGMSLEEAAVRTGVDPEVLARIERGDFSGMSDSARVRGWIRAYARLVKVNPSPLLREFSMSENHSNTPSAVPDKPLVSRVEARRSRRVAKRSWKDELNKLLSAFPVKLRWVAAGVGVLILTGIGAWLLLSGEEEKPLHAETENPAPRTEEKPEVTESKTGMKRPVLMLTKTSESYKYGDLYTIRDADRVEVKIKALNTTKVRVRGGGPTGEPLVDKSLNSGDVVSAEHDEWISVRLDHPNRVELFVNGVFIDTSKLEEVSLFQLKLEGVGDGEEGNG encoded by the coding sequence ATGACCCGGTCATTTGATGCGTTGAGGGCGGCCCGGGAGAGCATGGGAATGTCCCTGGAAGAGGCAGCGGTTCGAACGGGTGTCGACCCCGAAGTGCTCGCACGAATCGAACGGGGGGATTTCAGCGGCATGTCCGACTCCGCCCGGGTCCGCGGATGGATCCGGGCTTACGCCCGATTGGTAAAGGTGAACCCCTCTCCGTTGCTGCGTGAGTTCAGCATGAGTGAAAATCATTCAAACACGCCTTCCGCCGTACCGGACAAACCTCTTGTCTCACGGGTGGAGGCGCGCAGGAGCCGGAGAGTTGCCAAAAGATCGTGGAAGGATGAACTGAACAAGCTCTTGTCGGCATTTCCCGTCAAGCTGCGGTGGGTGGCGGCCGGTGTCGGCGTCCTGATTTTGACGGGGATCGGGGCGTGGCTTCTGTTGTCCGGGGAAGAGGAAAAGCCGCTTCATGCCGAAACGGAAAATCCGGCTCCCCGGACCGAAGAGAAACCGGAAGTCACGGAATCGAAAACCGGCATGAAACGACCGGTTCTCATGCTCACCAAAACCTCGGAAAGTTACAAATACGGAGATTTGTACACCATCCGTGATGCAGATCGGGTCGAGGTGAAGATCAAGGCGCTGAACACGACGAAAGTCAGGGTTCGCGGTGGCGGCCCCACCGGCGAACCGCTGGTTGACAAAAGCCTGAATTCTGGAGACGTGGTCAGTGCCGAGCATGATGAATGGATTTCCGTCAGGCTGGATCATCCCAACCGCGTGGAACTTTTCGTGAACGGTGTGTTCATTGATACGTCGAAACTGGAAGAGGTTTCCCTGTTTCAGCTGAAACTCGAGGGAGTCGGAGACGGGGAAGAGGGAAACGGCTGA
- a CDS encoding helix-turn-helix domain-containing protein, translating into MAGIGNYLRQVREQQGYTLEEMNRMTNIHIEYLQALENDQFELLPSPFYAKAFLRTYSKCLGLDAQPLLEMYEQMMNPGSSSVPATPPQSRSLPEPEWTRPQQTAQRGPAYRTNANPRQQGRAGEVGSGQTLPRSVFGSSPSMPVPYGTSQHPVEPAPVQQNTQRFQPLSKPAAQSPGGISFPAPQPQPLAPRKAVMEAKQSLEDEDSRKPAPMVISAAVAALLLVGGGIWYFSGSEDPDATVNSNTETLSNGDVSAGEIADPMLEPGEIPDDSYMGQLYYLTNASNLEVVVKGKSGESIVMYAPTAADFKNGKKNQFRLRVGEERRLDATGLNEIWFRLSVPSNVQVTVNGVDLSTDAQDTEQSYRIKLKK; encoded by the coding sequence ATGGCGGGTATCGGCAACTACTTGAGACAGGTCAGGGAACAGCAGGGTTACACCCTGGAAGAAATGAACCGGATGACCAACATCCACATTGAGTATTTGCAAGCGCTGGAAAATGATCAGTTTGAACTGCTGCCCAGCCCTTTTTACGCCAAGGCTTTTCTCAGAACCTATTCCAAATGTCTGGGCCTTGATGCCCAACCTCTCTTGGAAATGTATGAGCAGATGATGAATCCCGGATCTTCCTCCGTTCCGGCGACACCTCCCCAAAGCCGGTCTCTTCCGGAGCCGGAGTGGACCCGGCCTCAGCAGACCGCGCAGAGGGGGCCCGCGTACCGGACGAACGCGAATCCCCGTCAGCAGGGAAGAGCCGGAGAGGTCGGTTCCGGTCAGACGCTTCCGAGGAGCGTGTTCGGTTCATCCCCGTCCATGCCGGTGCCGTACGGGACAAGCCAGCATCCTGTCGAGCCGGCACCCGTTCAGCAAAACACTCAGCGATTCCAACCTCTGAGCAAGCCGGCTGCGCAATCACCGGGCGGAATTTCTTTCCCCGCTCCCCAACCCCAGCCTTTGGCTCCGAGAAAAGCCGTCATGGAAGCGAAACAATCGCTCGAGGACGAAGATTCCCGCAAACCGGCGCCGATGGTGATTTCCGCGGCCGTGGCCGCCCTGCTTCTCGTCGGCGGGGGAATTTGGTATTTCTCCGGATCGGAGGATCCCGATGCCACCGTCAACTCGAACACTGAAACGCTCTCGAACGGTGACGTGAGTGCCGGAGAAATCGCCGATCCCATGCTGGAGCCGGGCGAGATTCCCGATGACTCCTACATGGGCCAATTGTACTATCTGACCAATGCATCCAATCTGGAAGTGGTGGTCAAAGGAAAATCGGGCGAATCCATCGTGATGTACGCCCCGACGGCCGCCGATTTCAAAAACGGGAAAAAGAATCAATTCAGACTTCGTGTCGGTGAGGAGCGCCGGCTTGACGCAACGGGGCTCAATGAAATTTGGTTCCGGCTGAGCGTTCCCTCCAACGTACAAGTCACCGTCAACGGCGTGGATTTGTCCACGGATGCTCAGGACACGGAACAGAGCTACCGGATCAAGCTGAAGAAATGA
- the recA gene encoding recombinase RecA encodes MSDRRQALEMALRQIEKQFGKGSIMRLGEETSPQVETVSSGALALDIALGVGGFPRGRIIEVYGPESSGKTTVALHAIAEVQKRGGTAAFIDAEHALDPVYARNLGVNISELLLSQPDTGEQALEIAEALVRSGAVDVIVIDSVAALVPKAEIEGEMGDSHVGLQARLMSQALRKLSGAINKSKTIAIFINQIREKVGVMFGNPETTPGGRALKFYASVRLEVRRQETIKQGNDMVGNRTRIKVVKNKVAPPFKQADVDIMFGEGISREGSVLDIATDLDIVAKSGAWYSFEGERLGQGRENAKQFLKDHPELCLRIENRIRAHFDLPLLEENAPVAAAKEEETVPQKKGRRAKEKEVPAGVAEGSGPELS; translated from the coding sequence ATGTCCGATCGTCGGCAGGCGCTCGAGATGGCGCTCAGACAGATTGAAAAACAATTCGGCAAAGGTTCGATCATGCGTCTCGGTGAAGAGACATCCCCCCAGGTGGAGACGGTTTCCAGCGGTGCGCTGGCTCTGGATATCGCGTTGGGCGTGGGCGGGTTTCCGCGCGGACGAATCATTGAAGTGTACGGGCCCGAATCGTCCGGGAAAACGACGGTTGCCTTGCATGCCATCGCGGAAGTGCAGAAGAGGGGCGGAACCGCGGCGTTCATCGACGCCGAACATGCGTTGGATCCGGTGTATGCGCGCAATTTGGGAGTGAACATTTCCGAGTTGCTCCTGTCCCAACCGGACACCGGGGAGCAAGCCTTGGAAATCGCCGAGGCACTCGTGCGCAGCGGAGCGGTGGACGTCATCGTGATTGACTCCGTGGCCGCGCTTGTGCCGAAGGCGGAGATCGAAGGAGAAATGGGAGATTCCCACGTCGGTCTGCAGGCCCGGCTCATGTCCCAGGCGTTGCGGAAATTGTCCGGAGCGATCAACAAGTCGAAGACCATCGCCATTTTCATCAACCAGATTCGTGAAAAAGTGGGAGTCATGTTCGGCAACCCCGAAACCACTCCGGGCGGTCGGGCCCTGAAGTTTTACGCGAGCGTCCGGCTGGAGGTCCGGCGCCAGGAGACGATCAAGCAAGGCAACGACATGGTGGGGAACCGCACCCGGATCAAAGTGGTGAAAAACAAGGTGGCTCCGCCGTTCAAGCAGGCGGATGTGGACATCATGTTCGGCGAGGGCATTTCCAGGGAAGGCAGCGTGCTGGACATCGCGACCGACCTGGATATCGTGGCCAAAAGCGGAGCTTGGTATTCCTTTGAGGGTGAGCGTCTCGGACAAGGCCGGGAAAACGCCAAGCAGTTCCTGAAAGATCACCCCGAGCTGTGCCTCCGGATCGAGAACCGGATCCGCGCCCACTTCGATCTGCCCCTTCTGGAGGAGAATGCACCGGTCGCGGCTGCCAAGGAAGAAGAAACCGTGCCGCAAAAGAAAGGACGCCGGGCGAAGGAGAAAGAGGTTCCGGCCGGAGTGGCCGAAGGAAGCGGGCCGGAGCTTTCCTGA
- a CDS encoding DEAD/DEAH box helicase — translation MNRFEQFGLSPEILRGIHEMGFEEPSPIQDACIPAVLRGEDVIGQAQTGTGKTAAFGIPVLERVDPRQPVVQSIILAPTRELAIQVSDELRKIGRPKRVKTLPIYGGQSIGTQIKALKQGVHVVIGTPGRLLDHLRRGTLSTDHVEMVVLDEADEMLDMGFIDDIEAVFRHLPAQRQLLLFSATMPSPIRHLAQKYMRKPRYITVSRGEVTVPLIRQVYYRVLESTKVDALSRILDSEEVELGIIFCRTKKGVDELAEALQVRGYLAGGLHGDLAQPQRDRVMNAFRSGEIELLVATDVAARGIDVGSVSHVINYDIPQDVESYVHRIGRTGRAGKEGTAITLVTPREMKQLRTIEQETGVRLNPRELPSLEEVAARQQGTWMTQIEEVIREGSHSLFEEMAARLLEKFSPEKVVSAALSVAFSDRFAKFDSGYNFGETGAAPGMVRFFLNVGRNANLNPQELSKAISEHAGISPRQVGKINIYDRFSFVEVPEDVAPFVYEALRQSKINGSRINMEPARPRGKQESRA, via the coding sequence ATGAATCGTTTTGAACAGTTTGGTCTCAGTCCCGAAATTCTCAGAGGGATTCACGAAATGGGTTTTGAAGAGCCTTCCCCGATCCAGGATGCCTGCATTCCCGCCGTTCTCCGGGGGGAGGATGTGATCGGGCAGGCACAGACGGGAACCGGAAAAACAGCCGCGTTCGGCATCCCGGTTCTGGAGAGGGTCGACCCTCGCCAGCCGGTCGTTCAGAGCATTATTTTGGCCCCCACCCGTGAGTTGGCCATCCAGGTTTCCGACGAACTCCGGAAAATCGGGCGCCCCAAGCGTGTCAAAACCTTGCCGATCTACGGAGGACAATCCATCGGCACCCAAATCAAGGCGCTCAAACAGGGTGTGCACGTGGTGATCGGAACGCCCGGCCGTCTTCTGGACCATTTGCGCCGCGGAACCCTGAGCACCGATCATGTGGAAATGGTGGTGCTGGACGAAGCAGACGAGATGCTGGACATGGGATTCATCGACGACATCGAGGCGGTGTTCCGCCATCTTCCCGCGCAGCGACAGTTGCTCCTGTTCTCCGCCACGATGCCCAGCCCGATCCGGCACCTTGCACAGAAATACATGAGAAAACCCCGATACATCACGGTCAGCCGCGGGGAAGTGACGGTTCCTCTGATCAGGCAAGTGTACTACCGCGTGCTGGAAAGCACCAAAGTGGACGCGCTCAGCCGCATTCTCGACAGCGAGGAAGTGGAACTGGGCATCATCTTCTGCCGCACCAAAAAAGGCGTGGATGAGCTGGCCGAGGCGCTTCAGGTCAGAGGTTATCTCGCAGGCGGTTTGCACGGGGATCTTGCCCAGCCGCAACGGGACCGGGTGATGAACGCGTTCCGCTCCGGCGAAATCGAACTGCTCGTGGCCACCGATGTTGCGGCGCGCGGCATCGATGTGGGCAGCGTCTCCCATGTGATCAACTATGACATTCCCCAGGACGTGGAAAGTTACGTTCACCGGATCGGGCGGACCGGCCGCGCCGGCAAGGAAGGGACCGCCATCACGTTGGTCACGCCGCGCGAAATGAAACAGTTGCGCACCATTGAACAGGAGACGGGCGTGCGGCTGAATCCGCGTGAACTGCCTTCCCTGGAAGAAGTGGCCGCCCGGCAGCAAGGGACCTGGATGACCCAGATCGAGGAAGTGATCCGGGAAGGTTCTCACTCTTTGTTCGAAGAGATGGCGGCGCGGCTTTTGGAGAAATTTTCGCCGGAAAAAGTGGTTTCCGCGGCCCTTTCCGTGGCGTTTTCCGACCGGTTCGCCAAATTTGATTCGGGGTACAATTTCGGAGAGACGGGAGCGGCTCCGGGAATGGTTCGCTTCTTCCTCAACGTGGGACGCAACGCCAATCTGAACCCGCAGGAGCTTTCCAAGGCCATCTCCGAGCACGCGGGCATTTCACCCCGTCAGGTGGGCAAGATCAACATCTATGACCGTTTTTCCTTCGTGGAAGTTCCGGAAGACGTGGCGCCGTTTGTCTATGAAGCACTTCGTCAGAGCAAGATCAACGGGTCGCGCATCAACATGGAACCGGCCCGCCCCAGGGGAAAACAGGAATCCCGTGCTTGA
- a CDS encoding metal-sulfur cluster assembly factor: MEGGFPVNKDALREAIMERLEEVNDPELNIDIVNLGLVYGVDIADDGNVKVTMTLTAMGCPLAGTIQEQVKQALEGLDGVKDVTVDIVWNPPWDKSRMSRYAKIALGIAD; encoded by the coding sequence ATGGAAGGGGGTTTTCCGGTGAACAAGGACGCTCTCAGGGAAGCGATCATGGAGCGGCTGGAAGAAGTGAATGACCCGGAACTGAACATCGACATCGTCAATCTGGGATTGGTGTACGGGGTGGACATCGCGGATGACGGAAACGTCAAAGTCACCATGACTCTCACCGCCATGGGATGTCCGCTTGCCGGAACCATCCAGGAACAGGTCAAACAGGCCTTGGAGGGACTGGACGGCGTGAAAGACGTCACCGTGGACATCGTTTGGAACCCGCCATGGGACAAAAGCCGGATGTCCCGGTATGCGAAAATCGCCCTCGGCATCGCCGACTGA
- a CDS encoding helix-turn-helix domain-containing protein: MIDIGKRLKRARESLGMTLEDVEARTRIQKKYLQAIENGQFELLPSPIYVRSYIRSYAGVVGENPQMLLKFYQPAQRPRTEPVGHPGHHALPSAGEPEESMGGYASGDFRSAGANPSVYGRESQTFSRPYPQDTDPERQRHVRTSSSLSHPVHSGHSSPARSIPSRSSGARRPVMPPDVPDPEELGITREKTTAASTGGRTYGQELGRSARHAGKEKGSSLGKWYGRFLIFGAILLVLAAAWFMYYRMENASSNTGNTEMTQDSGETDTPPQNEGPKTPRLSVLYTSPEFPDRYELVNSDTMKVEIKSVGGGKSDFEIRHEEVGDVVAQGSVGPGKTFTANYNKEIWLKLSKPAKVQVLINGFQVDTKNYENEKVIRVSLIP; encoded by the coding sequence GTGATCGATATCGGCAAGCGCCTGAAGCGGGCTCGAGAATCGCTGGGGATGACGCTCGAAGATGTGGAAGCCCGGACCCGGATTCAGAAGAAATATTTGCAAGCCATTGAAAACGGGCAATTCGAATTGTTGCCCAGTCCGATTTATGTTCGTTCTTACATTCGGAGCTATGCAGGCGTGGTGGGGGAAAACCCTCAGATGCTTCTGAAGTTTTACCAGCCGGCCCAGCGGCCGAGAACCGAACCGGTCGGGCATCCCGGACACCATGCTCTTCCGTCCGCCGGAGAACCGGAGGAAAGCATGGGCGGGTATGCATCCGGGGATTTCCGGAGCGCGGGAGCCAATCCTTCCGTTTACGGACGTGAATCCCAAACATTTTCCCGGCCTTATCCTCAGGACACCGATCCGGAACGGCAACGCCACGTGAGAACCTCTTCCTCTCTTTCTCATCCGGTGCATTCCGGTCACTCCTCTCCGGCGAGGAGCATTCCCTCTCGCTCCTCCGGTGCCCGCAGACCGGTCATGCCGCCGGATGTGCCCGATCCCGAGGAGCTGGGGATCACCCGTGAAAAAACGACCGCCGCATCGACGGGTGGACGGACATACGGTCAGGAACTCGGCAGGTCGGCGAGGCATGCCGGGAAGGAAAAAGGTTCATCACTGGGCAAATGGTACGGTCGTTTCCTGATTTTCGGGGCGATCCTGCTGGTTTTGGCCGCCGCATGGTTCATGTATTACCGGATGGAAAACGCGTCGAGCAATACGGGCAACACCGAGATGACCCAGGATTCCGGGGAGACGGACACCCCACCGCAAAACGAAGGCCCCAAAACACCGAGATTGTCTGTCCTATATACCTCACCCGAATTTCCGGACAGGTATGAACTGGTCAATTCGGACACGATGAAAGTCGAAATCAAGTCGGTCGGGGGTGGAAAGTCGGATTTTGAGATCCGGCATGAAGAAGTGGGGGACGTCGTGGCCCAAGGATCGGTGGGACCCGGAAAAACGTTCACGGCCAATTACAACAAGGAGATTTGGTTGAAACTCAGCAAACCCGCCAAAGTTCAGGTGTTGATCAACGGATTCCAGGTGGATACCAAGAACTATGAGAATGAAAAGGTGATCCGGGTTTCCCTGATTCCCTGA
- a CDS encoding helix-turn-helix domain-containing protein yields MSVEIGSYLRQAREALGMTLDQVQEKTKIQKSFLIAIENGEFHKLPSPFYVRTYLRSYANCVKVEPHHILRQYRKIDQAERMTGVHKAVTENDLSQTGRFPGTGTLKMPAVGPGSGPLRGVSQDPRQPAAGRSMPRTSVNTALTAAKSETSKLQIMRDREMVRRDLGYQRNTGLARPMPHGPQIPNPVQPEVREKPDLSATGRVPLPSEPATNQRQATFPDMHAGTLPPRRPREQGQPNSVRPPAGGPLPNMPKRSPGPDTSPESIKPSSPGLPPLADQEPLSTNPAKPVADPALGRGLTRSTGSHAPVTGTSGVQGSPGGSPSAGSLSRSARIRQERNTLPPEPGALAAREAAAGEGDPSAHDPGFPTTPRRSATRKQSKDASGSPMKRKAVAAVAALILCGSIGWGVMSVLGNESESKSNVDQSKNNTSSEEINTDGNNEKSAQKVQPASKGTLEPAQKGANTNHYRLKGTDQLTLEFEVPSGSCWIEIRGAQASGTDKLKEATLKSGQKWEFKHVFTDNPDLWITFGQPESVVVKANGTFIDPAVNVHIKKSTDAE; encoded by the coding sequence GTGTCTGTCGAGATCGGTTCATACCTTCGACAAGCCCGAGAGGCGCTTGGAATGACCCTGGACCAAGTGCAGGAAAAAACAAAGATCCAGAAATCGTTCTTGATCGCGATCGAAAACGGTGAGTTTCATAAATTGCCCAGTCCTTTTTACGTGAGGACCTATCTCCGTTCCTATGCCAACTGTGTCAAGGTGGAGCCCCATCACATTCTCAGACAGTACCGCAAGATTGATCAGGCGGAAAGGATGACGGGAGTACATAAGGCCGTCACGGAAAATGATTTGTCCCAGACCGGCCGTTTTCCCGGCACCGGAACGTTGAAAATGCCTGCGGTCGGTCCGGGAAGCGGGCCTCTTCGGGGCGTTTCGCAAGATCCAAGGCAACCGGCGGCGGGCAGAAGCATGCCCAGGACGAGTGTCAACACGGCACTTACCGCAGCCAAGTCGGAAACGAGCAAATTGCAGATCATGCGTGACAGGGAAATGGTCAGACGTGATCTGGGTTACCAACGGAATACCGGTCTGGCAAGGCCCATGCCTCACGGACCCCAGATTCCGAATCCCGTTCAGCCCGAGGTCCGGGAAAAACCCGATCTTTCGGCGACGGGACGTGTTCCCTTGCCTTCGGAACCGGCGACGAATCAACGACAGGCAACATTTCCGGACATGCATGCCGGCACCCTTCCTCCCCGCAGACCAAGGGAGCAGGGACAGCCGAATTCCGTCAGACCGCCCGCAGGGGGACCCCTGCCCAACATGCCGAAGAGATCTCCGGGACCTGACACATCCCCGGAGAGCATCAAACCTTCCTCGCCGGGTCTGCCGCCTCTTGCCGATCAGGAACCTCTTTCGACAAATCCGGCAAAACCGGTCGCAGATCCCGCTTTGGGCAGAGGGTTGACCAGATCGACCGGTTCCCATGCTCCCGTGACGGGGACTTCCGGCGTTCAAGGATCTCCGGGGGGGTCGCCATCCGCCGGTTCACTTTCCAGAAGCGCAAGGATCCGTCAGGAAAGAAACACGTTGCCTCCCGAACCGGGCGCTCTCGCCGCGCGGGAAGCGGCGGCGGGCGAGGGCGATCCGTCCGCCCATGATCCCGGTTTCCCCACCACGCCGAGGAGAAGTGCGACCCGCAAGCAATCGAAAGACGCGAGCGGGTCACCGATGAAGCGGAAAGCAGTGGCTGCGGTGGCCGCGCTCATCCTTTGCGGTTCGATCGGATGGGGAGTCATGTCGGTGTTGGGAAATGAGTCCGAGTCGAAATCAAATGTGGATCAGTCGAAAAACAACACTTCGTCCGAAGAAATCAACACCGATGGCAACAACGAAAAATCCGCGCAGAAAGTCCAACCGGCGTCCAAAGGAACCCTGGAACCCGCGCAAAAAGGGGCCAACACGAATCACTATCGCCTGAAAGGCACCGATCAGCTGACGCTTGAATTTGAGGTTCCCTCGGGAAGTTGCTGGATCGAGATCCGGGGTGCGCAGGCTTCGGGTACGGACAAATTGAAAGAAGCCACGCTCAAAAGCGGTCAAAAATGGGAATTCAAACATGTTTTCACCGATAATCCGGATCTGTGGATCACGTTCGGACAACCGGAAAGCGTGGTTGTGAAGGCCAACGGAACGTTCATCGATCCGGCCGTCAACGTTCACATCAAAAAGTCGACGGATGCGGAGTGA
- a CDS encoding DUF3388 domain-containing protein: MNQEESREWYLEYQIHKNRPGLLGDIASLLGMLSINILTINGVEDNRRGMLLRTRNDEKIDALRNILERVDNITITALRPPKLVDRLAVRHGRYLDRCLEDKRTYRFTREELGLLVDFMAELFKKDGHQLIGVRGMPRVGKTESIVASSVCANKRWTFVSSTLLKQTIRNQLAHDEFSDDHVYIIDGIVSTMRSTEKHAMLVREILGMNATKVIEHPDIFCKETGFSLNDFNYIIELRNHPDEEISYEILEKGFEGHF, translated from the coding sequence ATGAATCAGGAAGAATCTCGCGAATGGTATCTGGAATACCAGATTCACAAAAACCGTCCGGGTCTTCTGGGGGATATCGCATCGCTTCTGGGAATGTTGTCCATCAATATATTGACCATCAACGGTGTGGAAGACAACCGGCGGGGGATGTTGCTCAGAACCCGCAACGATGAAAAAATCGACGCACTCCGAAACATTCTGGAACGGGTGGACAACATTACGATCACCGCCCTCCGTCCGCCCAAGCTGGTGGACAGGTTGGCGGTCCGTCACGGTCGCTATCTGGACCGGTGTCTGGAAGACAAGAGGACTTATCGCTTCACCCGCGAAGAATTGGGACTTCTGGTCGATTTTATGGCTGAATTGTTCAAAAAAGATGGCCATCAGCTGATCGGGGTCAGGGGAATGCCGCGGGTGGGGAAGACGGAATCGATCGTCGCCTCCAGTGTTTGTGCCAACAAGCGGTGGACGTTCGTGTCGTCCACGCTGCTCAAACAGACGATCCGGAACCAGCTGGCGCATGATGAATTTTCCGATGATCACGTATACATCATCGACGGAATCGTCTCCACGATGAGATCAACGGAGAAACATGCGATGCTGGTAAGAGAAATCCTGGGAATGAACGCAACCAAGGTGATCGAACACCCCGATATTTTTTGCAAGGAAACCGGATTTTCGCTCAATGACTTCAATTACATCATCGAACTCCGGAATCATCCGGATGAAGAGATCTCATACGAGATTCTGGAAAAAGGATTTGAAGGTCATTTTTAA